One window from the genome of Nicotiana sylvestris chromosome 9, ASM39365v2, whole genome shotgun sequence encodes:
- the LOC138878271 gene encoding uncharacterized protein → MVTPSSYTPASAASPSPLSPPLQVLLQLLALLAGVGTYVFQETRWVGNRAREADRFKLWYSGRVRGKNEVGILFDKDLRELVVEFKRVNDRLMAIKIVMGGCTLNVVSAYVLQVGLEEEVKRCFWEDLVGLVQGIPPLRSLL, encoded by the exons ATGGTAACCCCCAGTAGCTACACTCCGGCATCTGCTGCTTCGCCATCTCCGTTGTCGCCGCCGCTGCAGGTGCTGTTACAA CTTTTGGCCCTTCTCGCCGGAGTGGGGACGTACGTGTTCCAG GAGACTAGATGGGTGGGGAACAGGGCTCGGGAGGCTGATAGGTTTAAGTTATGGTATTCAGGGAGGGTTAGAGGGAAGAACGAGGTAGGCATTTTATTTGATAAAGATCTAAGGGAGCTAGTGGTTGAGTTTAAGAGGGTGAATGACAGGTTGATGGCCATTAAGATTGTCATGGGAGGGTGTACTCTGAACGTAGTTAGTGCTTACGTGCTTCAGGTGGGTTTGGAAGAGGAGGTTAAAAGATGCTTTTGGGAAGATTTGGTTGGGTTGGTGCAGGGTATACCTCCATTGAGAAGCTTATTGTAG